A genomic region of Daphnia carinata strain CSIRO-1 chromosome 5, CSIRO_AGI_Dcar_HiC_V3, whole genome shotgun sequence contains the following coding sequences:
- the LOC130696607 gene encoding protein unc-93 homolog A-like: MGNSEEVTAGEVNEGYVPTEEKVKEDEPPPYSSDEKQNETSVPVDVETRNYNPNFQNENDGMRNIGSMSAFEINQEKMRIWKNVAVISVSFMCLFTAFNSVGNLQSSINADAGLGTTASATIYVALIVSCMFVPTWLIKTIKCKWTMVFCQLCYSVYIIAQFWPSFATLIPAAIILGIGAAPMWSAKCTYLTQVGNRYAALIGDKSAEPSITRFFGFFFMVFQTSQIWGNLISSLVLSMDKANETIVDDELLEYCGANFCNSRNLTNITGDGSVASPLARPDEDKIQMLTGILLGFALLASLIMALLVDPLSRYGEEARQGSSTGKTGVELLLATFQHMKNPYQLLIIPLTLWSGFEQAFLTADFTAAYISCSWGVQHVGFVLICYGAADAVGSITCGWVVKLVGRIPIFIFGALLNAGLIIALFLWPPNPANSAVFFVIAAFWGLADSIWQTQINSFYGVIFAGSEEAAFSNYRLWESLGFAIAFAYSYALCANAKLWVLVGILIAGMTGYFTIEMIESKKFKKTRKE, from the exons ATGGGTAATTCCGAAGAAGTAACAGCTGGAGAGGTGAATGAAGGATACGTGCCGACggaagaaaaagttaaagaagATGAGCCTCCACCGTATTCATCAG acgagaaacaaaatgaaacatctgTGCCGGTCGACGTCGAAACGAGAAATTATAACCCAAATTTCCAGAATGAGAACGATGGAATGCGAAACATTGGTTCAATGTCGGCATTTGAAATCAATCAGGAAAAAATGCGGATTTGGAAGAATGTCGCTGTAATCAGCGTGTCCTTTATGTGCCTCTTTACAGCATTTAATTCAGTGGGCAACCTTCAG AGTTCCATCAACGCGGACGCAGGTTTGGGTACTACAGCCTCGGCCACCATTTACGTCGCTTTGATTGTGTCCTGTATGTTTGTCCCTACTTGGTTAATCAAGACGATCAAGTGCAAGTGGACCATGGTCTTCTGTCAACTGTGTTACTCAGTTTACATCATCGCCCAATTTTGGCCATCTTTCGCAACGCTCATTCCTGCCGCCATTATCCTTGGAATTGGAGCCGCACCTATG TGGTCGGCGAAATGCACTTACCTAACCCAG GTCGGAAATCGGTATGCGGCCTTAATTGGAGACAAATCAGCTGAGCCCAGTATAACCCGGTTcttcggtttcttttttatggtCTTTCAGACGTCACAAATTTGGGGAAATCTTATCAGCTCACTTG TGTTGTCAATGGACAAAGCCAACGAGACGATCGTAGATGATGAACTTTTGGAATACTGTGGCGCAAATTTTTGCAATAGCCGAAATCTTACCAACATAACAGGAGACGGAAGCGTTGCTTCACCCTTGGCGCGACCTGATGAAgataaaattcaaatgttgaCGGGCATCCTTCTCGGTTTCGCTTTACTTGCTTCATTAATTATGGCTCTTTTGGTTGACCCTCTTTCCAG GTATGGTGAAGAAGCGCGCCAAGGAAGTAGTACTGGAAAAACTGGAGTCGAATTGCTACTCGCCACCTTTCAACATATGAAAAATCCGTACCAATTACTCATTATTCCATTGACTCTTTGGTCAGGTTTCGAGCAAGCATTCCTTACAGCTGATTTCACCGCG GCGTACATTTCGTGCTCATGGGGAGTGCAGCATGTCGGATTCGTACTGATCTGTTACGGTGCGGCTGACGCTGTCGGATCCATCACTTGCGGCTGGGTAGTCAAGCTAGTGGGGCGAATACCGATCTTCATTTTTGGTGCACTGCTCAATGCAGGATTGATCATAGCCCTCTTTTTGTGGCCACCAAATCCTGCTAACTCTGCAGTCTTTTTCGTCATCGCAGCCTTTTGGGGTCTGGCGGATTCCATCTGGCAAACACAAATCAACT CGTTCTACGGCGTCATCTTTGCTGGATCAGAAGAAGCAGCGTTTAGCAACTATCGACTTTGGGAGAGTTTGGGCTTCGCAATCGCATTCGCGTACAGCTATGCGTTGTGTGCTAACGCCAAACTTTGGGTACTTGTTGGAATCCTCATAGCCGGAATGACTGGCTACTTTACAATTGAAATGATAGAGAGCAAAAAGTtcaaaaagacaagaaaagaataa
- the LOC130697069 gene encoding uncharacterized protein LOC130697069, producing the protein MKGIQLFLTVVVIASCWAALNPTSRQQQEIEEHFLPLHLSKIDPLSARALMSNDFESGFIDPWYDASPSNVHWVVEDFAAPNEANNPAPTPSFGTKYLRATRNANLNSGLLILRTLKFTALPADQISISFWIRSKYTGQNTLDLVLDNGGTESTLYSWSSYSTSVNFEWRKSVPVPIPVDAATDVTLIFYAYCGGNPEDAIAIDDIVFESSNVPATTPVSDDCQDFLQGNTSVPCWNLEGKCYCFSTITTENWGETEKFCKDGGMNLLSIETQEENQLIYNHWLANPEAINKRTYWTSGRYCPETEWLWIWSYESDGRNCQQQSQFNYINWAENEPT; encoded by the exons ATGAAAGGCATTCAGTTATTTTTAACCGTTGTTGTTATTGCCTCTTGCTGGGCTGCTCTTAATCCAACATCAAGACAACAGCAAGAAATagaagaacattttcttcccCTTCATTTGTCAAAGATTGATCCTCTTTCAGCTAGAGCCTTGATGAGCAACGACTTTGAGAGTGGTTTCATAGATCCTTGGTACGATGCTTCACCGTCGAATGTCCATTGGGTTGTCGAAGATTTTGCTGCTCCAAACGAAGCCAACAATCCGGCTCCTACGCCATCGTTTGGCACCAAGTACCTGCGAGCAACTCGAAACGCTAACCTGAATTCCGGCCTTCTCATTTTACGCACGTTAAAATTCACTGCCCTTCCCGCTGATCAGATCTCGATCAGTTTCTGGATTCGTTCAAAGTACACTGGACAGAACACTTTAGAC cttGTTCTCGACAACGGCGGAACGGAGAGTACTTTATATTCATGGTCGAGTTACTCTACATCAGTGAATTTCGAATGGCGAAAATCAGTTCCTGTTCCCATCCCTGTTGACGCAGCGACTGACGTGACG CTGATATTTTACGCCTACTGTGGTGGTAACCCAGAGGATGCCATCGCTATCGACGACATCGTTTTCGAATCAAGCAACGTTCCTGCAACCACCCCTGTCTCTG ATGACTGCCAAGACTTTTTACAAGGCAACACTAGCGTGCCTTGCTGGAACCTGGAAGGGAAATGCTACTGCTTTTCGACAATC ACAACCGAAAACTGGGGAGAGACAGAGAAATTCTGCAAAGATGGTGGCATGAATTTGTTATCAATCGAAACACAAGAAGAGAATCAACTTATCTACAATCATTGGCTGGCTAACCCAGAAG CCATTAACAAACGTACTTACTGGACATCTGGACGCTATTGTCCAGAAACAGAGTGGCTATGGATTTGGAGTTATGAGAGCGATGGTAGAAATTGTCAGCAGCAATCTCAGTTCAATTACATCAACTGGGCCGAAAACGAACCTACTTGA
- the LOC130696567 gene encoding vitellogenin-2-like: MPPERIELSAFGCLQFQKGKVRYLWKYLLSLFAYPAPHLRRQGFSFVSQQIYINYFSSLTAWEPGTQYVYKYVGRSIAGIYKFKLQNAVIELRSRVIIQSIDENTLIVKLTETAIQREGNCLADGYTIGKDGDFENLIDNEKDKIPNSEMLAAPFAISHNKGSITKLKIDADEPLWIINIKKSIASQWQLDITGVRHDGPPPNWQSISKDGESTTFSVFEDSIKGDCSTMIDVDRLARSQVFNSDAFQLGSFDTVCKDMPVYHIAKTRDYNRCRTNPVWFSANPGSHDCELDKGNCGSFMHRTAMVKYVACGESVSKLTVVNIYGFSDLMVQPFATKTEELLNSVITSWFLEKKESITSYFGSLSSPGIHTSLSYVFDDFQQLNQDGTPAQPNLVDAYIKSSMAVPILHKNIVDALRVVERNLKETPAVEIKDIIERLAIIGRILPMFSLDELKSLWQEIKTLDYVVVTFFIDCIVQSGSNPAVMLIKELVETEQITGPKAIWALAALGYFAKTPTRELLHELMDLLKSSPLQSNKAMMQTTMVTVADLLNAVCGSPLKAAKRFPISTLGEFCDRKDAVIVDEFLPWLTKELESTQNTVDRIVILTAFGSLGVEEIIPILLPIIRGTPGKFDDTAERVRAILSLHRVVFTIPEKIHPILANLASSITERPEIRMASLSLLLMSNAPQTFWKKFAGGTWFDPDHQVATFTHNLISSLTKIPPSSPLLKELIKKATIAWPMVKPASTDQSYFFPDIRSSYLDEGIAVMIHNPTYRVSDERWPVFMANRYFYQLGPFSAEALNVYLWNYNMSDIWQNVLDKIYVGSTTSKEENIEKLKVIWDELNATPRPADKRAGLLHFSLMGSINRFIDLEKLGNSIPVLLASLEKYQNMPYEVSVTKYRMLAEYNVRFPTELGLPMRFLATLPLLMSVQGSLKSDGKGGIKSCINAEFSLKLSSEIRVDIPFNGKFIATGVDVRVDFRPPSELHFNYKVPGQIKMTWIPGKKLKSFFYYHVFPYTVTSDLTKSFTPILEDHGTNNIVLIDKPIVHRLPIGDRYGVNIQLAENVHMVNSDKMVWWQWFQKWNFNGLFNLGFVPLELRGRHHALFYDPSGTRARSVTFYFQYQHATKSSKNTRIYESGLRESRTAAEADLISPVFPEFCPVLGRLFKDLECGTAHLLRAGIITEQKNGTFIHFNLIVGASKDAWNTKDFTDIQIEKYTTGNVPATKEVDYSICYTSNRTWNNPNTYGFSKNVLQLDDEKRIAFGEHCNQSEIRLTTKAYRDREAANAASESQQCFKDHPILYLYVSSECTEAQRMDQTYNNYEVIAETQNLSETANYWINTVRQWINYKLYPFTVRHIQGQSNAANRSTLTIKRDFNTGTSNITFVRPTETVVAVNVRPGDETVNQWARFSPLTFAYSKIFYPLNAGRNFFREASRLSSGGISEAKCVIGHDNVHTYDDVVYNYTINDCPHVLMTDCRKESMIAVIAREGDGGKIATVINGQDIIELNPTGDVTVNGGKTVYTSLRNRGRIEIRSPGLKAMVAVIYKEDGHPVMEMKHLNMIIRIHSSEMELSAPQHLRGRLCGLCGDFNQQTLGELKTPDRCVVSTGDLMAASFKLKAERDCSPINDEISRRLKKETEVCQSADQFNHVHLVDDLI; encoded by the exons ATGCCTCCTGAGAGGATTGAACTCTCGGCCTTTGGTTGTCTTCAGTTTCAG aaagggaaggtGAGATATTTATGGAAATACCTTCTCTCATTGTTTGCTTACCCTGCCCCTCACTTGAGGCGCCAAGGCTTCAGTTTTGTTTCTCAGCAGATTtacataaattatttttcctcATTAACAGCATGGGAGCCAGGGACTCAGTACGTCTACAAATACGTCGGTAGATCGATCGCTGGTATTTATAAATTCAAGCTTCAAAATGCTGTCATTGAACTTCGAAGCCGTGTCATCATTCAGAGTATTGACGAAAACACCCTCATCGTTAAG CTGACGGAAACTGCTATTCAACGTGAAGGCAACTGTTTAGCAGATGGCTATACGATTGGCAAAGATGGTGATTTCGAAAATCTTATCGACAATGAAAAGGATAAAATCCCTAATTCTGAAATGCTTGCTGCTCCTTTTGCTATCTCTCACAACAAAGGATCA ATTACCAAACTGAAAATCGATGCTGATGAACCGCTGTGGATTATTAACATTAAGAAAAGTATTGCCAGCCAGTGGCAACTGGACATAACAGGTGTCCGTCATGATGGCCCTCCTCCTAACTGGCAATCCATCTCTAAAGATGGTGAAAGCACAACATTCTCTGTCTTTGag GATTCGATTAAGGGCGATTGTAGTACCATGATCGATGTAGACCGATTGGCAAGGTCACAAGTCTTTAACTCTGATGCATTTCAACTGGGTTCGTTCGATACCGTTTGTAAAGACATGCCAGTCTATCACATTGCCAAAACGAGGGATTATAATCGCTGCAGGACTAATCCTGTCTGGTTTTCAGCTAATCCCGGCAGCCATGATTGCGAATTAGACAAGGGGAATTGTGGTAGTTTCATGCAT CGAACCGCAATGGTCAAATACGTGGCTTGCGGTGAGTCAGTTTCAAAATTGACTGTCGTAAATATTTACGGTTTCAGCGACTTGATGGTTCAGCCGTTTGCTACCAAAACCGAAGAATTGCTTAACTCTGTCATCACTAGTTGGttcctcgaaaaaaaagaaagcatcACCTCATATTTTGGAAGCTTAAGTTCACCTGGGATACACACAAGCCTTTCGTACGTCTTTGATGACTTTCAGCAACTGAACCAAGATGGAAC CCCTGCTCAGCCCAACTTGGTGGACGCTTACATTAAGAGCTCCATGGCTGTACCAATCCTGCACAAGAACATCGTCGACGCCTTACGAGTGGTGGAACGGAATCTCAAAGAAACGCCAGCTGTAGAAATAAAGGACATCATTGAGCGATTGGCCATCATTGGCCGTATTCTACCCATGTTCTCCTTGGACGAGCTGAAATCCTTGTGGCAGGAAATTAAGACGCTGGATTATGTTGTGGT GACTTTTTTCATCGACTGTATCGTACAGTCAGGCAGCAATCCGGCTGTCATGTTGATCAAAGAATTGGTCGAGACTGAACAAATTACTGGACCAAAGGCAATCTGGGCTTTGGCTGCACTTGGCTATTTCGCTAAAACGCCTACGCGTGAACTCCTCCACGAATTGATG GACTTGCTGAAATCTAGTCCTCTTCAGTCCAACAAGGCTATGATGCAAACCACCATGGTGACTGTTGCCGATTTGTTGAATGCCGTGTGCGGTTCTCCTTTGAAAGCAGCCAAACGGTTCCCTATTTCCACCTTGGGTGAATTCTGTGACAGAAAAGATGCTGTCATCGTCGATGAATTCTTGCCTTGGCTCACCAAGGAACTCGAATCTACCCAGAATACGGTAGATCGCATAGTTATCTTGACCGCTTTTGGATCTTTAGGTGTCGAGGAGATTATCCCTATTTTATTGCCAATCATCCGTGGAACTCCCGGTAAATTTGACGACACTGCCGAACGTGTTCGTGCCATCCTTTCCCTCCATCGTGTTGTGTTCACCATTCCCGAGAAG ATTCATCCAATCTTGGCTAACTTGGCTAGTAGTATTACAGAACGTCCCGAAATACGTATGGCTTCCTTAAGTCTACTGTTAATGTCTAACGCCCCTCAAAccttttggaaaaaatttgCCGGTGGCACTTGGTTCGATCCTGATCATCAAGTAGCTACGTTTACGCATAACCTGATCAGTTCACTTACAAAAATACCGCCGTCGTCTCCTTTGCTAAAGGAATT GATCAAGAAAGCTACAATCGCCTGGCCTATGGTTAAACCTGCGTCAACGGACCAATCTTATTTCTTCCCTGACATTCGGTCTTCCTATCTGGACGAAGGTATTGCTGTGATGATACATAATCCAACCTACCGTGTCTCCGACGAGCGATGGCCCGTCTTTATGGCTAACCGTTATTTCTACCAACTGGGCCCGTTCTCTGCTGAAGCACTTAAC GTTTACCTGTGGAATTACAACATGTCAGATATTTGGCAAAACGTTTTGGACAAAATTTACGTTGGTAGTACGACctcaaaggaagaaaacattgaaaagtTAAAGGTGATTTGGGATGAATTGAACGCCACCCCACGCCCGGCTGACAAACGTGCCGGACTTCTACATTTCAGCCTAATGGGGTCAATTAATCGTTTCATCGATTTGGAAAAATTGGGAAATTCTATTCCAGTTTTATTGGCTAGCCTTGAAAAGTACCAGAACATGCCCTACGAAGTCAGCGTCACCAAGTACCGCATGTTGGCTGAATACAACGTCCGTTTCCCCACCGAACTGGGGCTGCCCATGCGATTTTTAGCTACTCTGCCTCTCCTGATGTCCGTCCAAGGCAGTCTGAAGAGTGATGGAAAGGGCGGAATCAAATCGTGCATTAATGCGGAATTCAGCTTGAAATTGAGTTCAGAAATTCGTGTTGATATTCCGTTCAACGGCAAGTTCATCGCTACTGGAGTGGACGTCAGAGTAGATTTCCGTCCTCCCAGTGAACTGCACTTCAACTATAAAGTGCCTGGCCAGATCAAGATGACTTGGATACCGGGCAAGAAattgaaatcctttttttattaccacGTCTTTCCCTACACTGTCACCAGTGACTTGACCAAAAGCTTTACACCAATTCTAGAAGATCATGGAACAAACAACATCGTCCTTATTGACAAACCAATTGTGCATAGATTGCCAATTGGTGATCGTTACGGCGTCAACATCCAGCTGGCTGAAAATGTTCATATGGTAAATTCCGATAAAATGGTTTGGTGGCAGTGGTTTCAAAAATGGAACTTTAATGGCTTGTTCAATCTCGGCTTCGTTCCCCTAGAACTCCGCGGTCGTCATCACGCTTTATTTTATGATCCATCTGGAACCCGTGCGCGTTCAGTTACTTTCTACTTCCAATACCAGCACGCCACAAAGTCAAGTAAAAACACCCGGATTTACGAGTCGGGATTACGCGAATCGAGAACTGCCGCGGAGGCTGATTTAATCAGCCCAGTTTTTCCAGAATTTTGTCCTGTTCTTGGACGCCTCTTTAAGGATCTGGAATGTGGCACTGCTCACTTATTAAGGGCTGGAATCATTACCGAACAGAAGAATGGAACGTTCATCCACTTCAACCTTATTGTTGGTGCGTCCAAGGATGCCTGGAACACTAAGGATTTCACCGATATCCAAATCGAGAAGTATACTACGGGCAACGTTCCAGCAACGAAGGAGGTTGATTATTCCATATGTTACACATCAAACCGCACTTGGAATAACCCTAACACCTACGGCTTTAGCAAAAATGTTCTACAGTTGGATGATGAGAAAAGAATAGCGTTTGGAGAACATTGCAATCAATCGGAAATTCGTCTAACAACCAAAGCTTATCGTGATCGGGAAGCTGCAAATGCAGCTTCAGAAAGTCAACAGTGCTTTAAGGATCATCCCATTTTGTACTTGTACGTAAGCTCGGAATGTACCGAGGCACAACGCATGGATCAAACTTACAACAATTACGAAGTTATTGCCGAAACCCAAAACTTGTCGGAGACTGCTAACTACTGGATCAACACTGTTCGTCAATGGATTAATTACAAACTGTATCCTTTCACCGTGAGACATATCCAAGGACAATCCAACGCTGCCAATCGTTCTACCCTGACCATCAAGCGTGATTTCAACACTGGAACCAGCAACATAACCTTCGTTCGTCCCACTGAAACTGTCGTTGCTGTCAATGTCCGCCCTGGAGACGAAACTGTTAACCAATGGGCTCGTTTCTCACCACTGACGTTTGCGTATTCCAAAATCTTTTATCCATTGAATGCTGGTAGAAACTTCTTCCGTGAGGCTTCCAGGTTGAGCTCAGGAGGCATTTCAGAAGCCAAATGCGTGATTGGACATGATAATGTGCATACCTACGACGATGTTGTCTACAACTACACCATCAACGATTGTCCCCATGTTTTGATGACGGACTGTCGGAAAGAATCGATGATCGCCGTTATTGCCCGAGAGGGTGATGGAGGAAAAATTGCCACTGTCATTAATGGCCAGGACATTATTGAGTTGAATCCAACAGGTGATGTCACCGTTAATGGAGGGAAGACTGTTTACACAAGTTTGCGCAATCGAGGTCGTATTGAAATTCGTTCTCCTGGATTGAAAGCTATGGTGGCTGTTATTTACAAGGAAGACGGGCATCCTGTCATGGAAATGAAACACTTAAACATGATCATCAGGATCCATTCAAGTGAAATGGAGCTGAGTGCTCCCCAACATCTGCGAGGGCGTCTCTGTGGATTGTGCGGAGATTTCAACCAACAAACTCTTGGCGAATTAAAAACCCCCGATCGATGTGTCGTTTCCACAGGTGACCTTATGGCCGCTAGCTTCAAG CTGAAAGCCGAACGGGACTGTTCTCCCATCAACGATGAGATCTCACGTCgtttgaaaaaggaaacggaAGTTTGTCAATCGGCTGACCAGTTTAATCACGTTCACTTAGTTGACGACCTTATATAG
- the LOC130696655 gene encoding guanosine-3',5'-bis(diphosphate) 3'-pyrophosphohydrolase MESH1-like, whose protein sequence is MAEGDVLINLIECVDFAAIKHRNQRRKDSDSTPYINHPIGVARILTREAGIQDIVILQAALLHDTVEDTDTTFEELEKKFGKAVTNVVREVTDDKSLPSEERKRLQIVHAPTSSPEAKAVKLADKLYNLRDLCKGTPRGWSSKRCEEYFKWSKMVVDGLRGTCPIIESELDKIFTAKGLM, encoded by the exons ATGGCGGAAGGAGATGTTCTGATAAACCTAATAGAATGTGTGGATTTTGCAGCAATAAAACATCGGAACCAAAGACGAAAGGATAGCGATTCTACTCCGTACATCAATCATCCCATAG GTGTAGCTAGAATTTTGACTCGTGAAGCTGGCATCCAAGATATAGTCATTTTGCAAGCTGCCCTTCTACACGACACTGTCGAAGATACTGATACGACTTTTGAAGAGCTGGAGAAAAAGTTTGGCAAAGCTGTCACAAATGTTGTGAGAGAGGTAACTGACGACAAAAGCCTCCCAAgcgaagaaaggaaaagattgCAGATTGTTCATGCTCCCACATCCAGTCCAGAGGCTAAGGCGGTGAAATTAGCTGACAAATTGTACAATCTAAGAGATTTATGCAAAGGTACACCTAGAGGTTGGTCATCTAAACGTTGTGAAGAATATTTCAAGTGGTCCAAAATGGTTGTAGATGGCTTGCGTGGAACATGTCCTATCATTGAAAGTGAATTGGATAAAATATTTACTGCAAAGGGATTAATGTAA